The genomic stretch AGTCTTTGATTCCATTGGAAATggaaacaagcaagatgaacaaTACCCACATAAAATAATCTACAGCTTAAACAAAATATGTATCAGACCaaacaaatactccctctgtcgcaatcatttgtttacctttgattaaaatactcctcataaagaatataaaaggtaaacaaatgaccgagacaaaCGGAGTAACAAATAAACTATAACTAGTCCCATAACCAGCAAACCCACATAACAAATCAATCACCCAATATCCCAacaaaaccgcgaaaacagataTCCAAGCACATATTCatcaaaaccctagaaaacaAATACACAAGAGGGGGCAATCAGGCAATTATCCATCAAATTAACAATCAATTAAAAATCCcaaaaatcatcaaaaacaaaacaacccGGAAAATTCAATGCAaacccattaaaataaaaaaagagaATTACCATAAAAATCAAGCATTAGCAGTCTTAGCAACAAGGGGAATCGATTGACCCTGAGATTGTTGCTGTAGTTGTTGTTCTTTGATCTTCTGCATCTGAAGCATACGCTCCATAACAAGCTCATACTCACATTTTTCATAAACATGGCGTTCATTCTCGCACTTCCATGGAAGGTAAAACTCCGATTGCCTGCATTTGTTGAGAGGGATAAGAAGATGGGCACATTGGTCTCTGTATGCTAATGGAACCTTGTTTTCCACCATTTCTGATTGTGTAGCTATCATCTTCTTTGATGATCCTGGGACCTCCATTTTCGATGATCTTGATTCTTGTGGTTGATTGGTGCGGCTGATGTGATTCCTCAGTTGGTGAGTTGGGGTGGATTGATGGGTTGAATGCGAGATTTGGGTGTTTGGGGACTAGGGACTAGGGAGGGGTAGATTGGGGATAATTTAGGAATGGAAAGTTGGAAATGAAATGAGACCGCTCTCGAGCCAGGTAGCAAGAACACTCCTCCTAATCAGTCATTCGGTGTTCGATATCGTGTCGGATATTGATACTTGTTGTATACACGCCTAAACATATTACTCCTTTTATCCTGTATTTGTTGTCCTACTTCactttggggtgtctcagtctattgtcctttctattttaagaattaacttgatgaacaatttgataaTTTACATTCAATCTAGTCCACTTTTTATTTAGTGATTTGCTCCTTCCTCTTTCCTTGATCTTCGTGCCAAAATCAAAAAGACAACAATGgaccgggacagagggaataTAATTTAGACATTCAGACGAGTAATGAGTtgtcgaaagagattgattagaataAGAGTTTGGGTGGGAAATGAAAAATTAGTTCAAAGTCAAATtttacttcacttatttaaatttagtGAATTTTATTAATTATCCTCTACTATTACAAAATACCACCCTACATTAGAGTG from Silene latifolia isolate original U9 population chromosome 2, ASM4854445v1, whole genome shotgun sequence encodes the following:
- the LOC141643684 gene encoding NADH dehydrogenase [ubiquinone] 1 beta subcomplex subunit 7; protein product: MEVPGSSKKMIATQSEMVENKVPLAYRDQCAHLLIPLNKCRQSEFYLPWKCENERHVYEKCEYELVMERMLQMQKIKEQQLQQQSQGQSIPLVAKTANA